The sequence TGTCAGAAAAGGAACTTTCTATAGATGACATTAGACTTTGAAGGGTCGTTAGGCACTCGCAAGATATAGTTTCCACGAAGAGCTCGCAAGATATAGTTTCCACGAAGAGCAGCAGGTTCGTCGTACCATTCGCACTATTACCATGGCAATTCAAACCAACTCTTGACCTTTGCCTGTATTGACTCAAAAGTGAGGATCAAGTGCCATAGTGCTGCAAGTATTCATGGCCTCTCGTTCCGTGATTTGTTACACACCAAACTTGTTCTGAAAACAAATGTTCATGACGCAGTCTGTATATGAAACAGCCAAATGTTGGATCCATGCGTGTTTTTGAATGTTCCTGCTCAACATGTTTTGTTAGGAGAAATGCTAACGGGCTATTGAAGTTTGGAATTGAATTTCCATTTAAAAACCGATTTTTCCACCGACAATTGATGTAAATCtggattttgtttttttttaattgaaaatattatttatcgCTGCATCTATCAAGAATTTAGGTCACTTTCACATAATGCGAGCATGTTCGTTCATTACATGTAGACATGTTAACAAACTGGATATGCGTTTTTTGTATTGTCTATTGAAATTGGTGATTTGGGAATATAAATCTTTAATAGGAAACTAAGTGCCAAGTGCAGTCATTAGTAAAGTAAATGCCTAGCACCTTAAATAAATCCATTTATATTAACTTCTGCATATTTTAGAGGTGAGTCGggtcaataaataaatatcctATATAATCAGATTGgatttaaataaaagcagataGATTAGGTGCAGAAATCAGTTGCCTCAATTCTGGGTCATCTCCCTATATTTTAATAGGTGTTTGTAAAACATTCAAATtagtattttatattatatatatatatatatatatatatatatatagagtttctttcaagtgcccacctatcatgcccaccaatgatgtggcactattctattggacctacactTTATCACatttttatcacatccaatagaatagtgtcacattattggtgggcatggtggtgGGCATAGTaagtgggcacttgaaagaaactcatatatatatatatatatatataccggtcaactcatctattgtacatggtggacatGAAGTGGGCACATAATATTggacaccataaaagaactctatatatatatatatatatatatatatacattcaaTGAAAGCCGCGTTTCAAATTATACTAAAGTAGTGTTTGGTAGAGCTTCtactataaaaaatatttcgtAAAAAGCTCTCCAAAACACTATTTAAAAAgccaactcaaaaaaaaaaaataaaaatcaactgCAACACGTTTTTTGTGAGAGATTAAagaggaaattttttttacttttcatCGTAGAAGCTATACCAAAACATTATCTAAAAAGCCAACTAAAAACACATTTTAAAAAGCAATTGCAACACGTTTTATTTGTAAGAATTAAAgaggaaattttattttaaaaaaaatgaatgaaaAGATTTCCGCCCACCGTGGGGCTCGAACCCACGACCACAAGGTTAAGAGCCTTGCGCTCTACCAACTGAGCTAGACGGGCTACTGTTAATTAGCTCCCAGGTTATAATATTATAACAAAACAAAAGCTAAAAAGAATACTTCCCTCGTTCGTAACCCTTCGTTTGTATCGTGTTTGGCCATCCAAAGCAAAATATAAGAAGCTGCACGCAGCATTATGGatacatttaaaaataactACAATAACTAGTGGTACACATAACAAGTAAAGCGACCACAAAGTTTACTATACTAAACTCCAAGAATGTATCCCCTTGGACCCAAATACTCTTTATATGTTCTATGATCGCAAAACTGTGTTAATGCCCCCGTCTTCGATCACATTATCTTCGTTTTCGTCTCATTCTTGCTTTGTTTCTTCTCCCTTGTCTGACAAAATTCAACGTCGTGTCATTGTTAGAAGAGATTTTGGAGTTCTCATACAAAGGAATATATATCACATGATGCAGTGTGTACTTGCTTGCCTAACTAGTGTACTAGGACAGGACAAATCACGAAATGCATGCATCATGCAACAGTACTAATATGTATCATATATTCATATTCTATAATCTATATGCAGTCAAAAAAATTTCGAAACTAAATTATTTTATGTAGAAACTCACGAACATAAGTTCACAAGCTAAAATTAACCAATATTTTATAACTATATTATTAAACTCGAGCCAACTGGGTTATTTATCTGAAACTTCAACAAGTAATGGACTTGTTGCTTGTAGTACCTTTTCAAAAGCTTCCTTCTGCATATACCGATAGCCCTGGATTACAAGTAAACAATTACTTCATCAGTAAACGATACGTGAAACAAAAATCGGCATGGTGCTcgaatcacacacacacacacatatgtatgtatgtataggaTGAAACACTATGATAAATCTCTCACAAACCTTGTTGGTTCCATAGATATGATCACAATATGTGAACACTGATGCAAAATTGCTCTGGCTTTTCCCTCCCACATAGTGATGGTAATCATGGAAGGCTGCTCCTCCATAAAAGGGAATGTATTTTAAAGGGCTCCAAGGGAAATCATACCTGAAAAACAAGAGCACGAGCATTTTTCACTAAGTTATCGAGTGTCCAACTTGTGATCGTATGATCGAGTGCCTGCGGCGTACAATATTAATGAACTGATTCTCTCTGCATGAAAAATTGTATATGGAGACTGCCATGGAATCAAAAGTTGTGTTCattatgtatttttatattttcatacCCACAGTGAGTCTCGACGGCTTCCATCTGCCTCACAATCATCCAAAGCCAGAAAGTGACCATGTGGCCTGGAACAAGCAACGGACCAAGAAATGAAGCCAAGCCAAGAATGATGATTTCAGCCCAATGTGCGTAAGGTGCTGCGAATCCAATCGGAGCCATGTATTCGTGGTGCACTCGGTGGATTTTTTCGTAGCCCCACTTGTTGTGAAGCGATCTGTGCAGCCAATAATTCGCGTAGTCCTCGACAAGAAAGTATACCAGAATCTGCAAGAATATCTCTGTGCCGGATGGCAATGGCAAGCTAGTCCTTATTCCAATCCACTGCAATATAATGGCATTGATTATATTCAATTCTTGGATGAAAGATCACAcgcaatatttatttaaaagtgaGTTCTTTATCACGATTGAATCATACTACAGAAATTAAAATACCTCAATAACTGGGAAAGAAAAGATTTGCAGAGGCCCCACGGCAAGAACAAACGTCCGCAAAACTTTTACATAACAATCCAACATATTGGACAAAGAATTCTTGACCTTCGGCTGAATCTTGAACCTGTCGATCTTCTCCGAACGCACCAGCTCTATAATCACGTACGGCAGTGGCAGCAACGTGTAGAAAACGAACAAGAAAAAGGTGTTGTGGCAATACAGAAAGTAATCAGATTTCTGGTGGGAGTATTTGAACCATAACGTCTCTGCAAATGTGAGGTTTCTCCCCAGAGAAACCTCTGCTTCTTGAAGGGTTTGAAATGGCAACATTCTTGTTCTTATCTACGTGTTTTCTGTGGTGATTTTTTGGTGTATCACCTCTCTCTAtacgtgtgtgtatatatagagAGAAAAGGGAGAGAAGGTGCTGGCAGAAAGAACAAGAaagaagaggaagaagaagaagaaaagaaggagAAAAATGAAGAAACAGAGATGTTATTCATTGTTCGTTCCTGAGACTCAATGGTTGCCCGAAAAAGATGGCATAGATTTTTAGGCGCCCATCGAAAATCACATGAAATTAAGAAATACAAGTATTCAATTTTCACCTATAGATCtgtttataataaaaatattttcagacTTTAAATTAATCTCTAAAAATGAATCTCTGTATATTATCATTTgccaatttgcaaataattGAAAGCCCCAACTTTACATTAAATGTAGTTGAAATTCATTCATCCAAACAcaagtttaaaaaatatttgaaattaattgtaattattgatttttttatgacGTGAGAATTCGTAACATTATTTTTCGGTGTGCACTGGGTAAACCTCCAAATTAATGTAGTATCCTATAAACTATGGTAAACAGGTAAACCATACTAAGCAAGTATTGTACGACAGTCGACAGGCTAGTCTAATAAGATATTTGTTGGAGGAATCGAGTTTCTGACCTTTAGCCAAAAAGCTCATTAACTCCATCAACTCAGACACCTCTTGGAGACGATTTTAATGATTGATGATTGGCCTTACGGTGGAGGCTTAATTTTGAAATGTATTAAATATATtactatataattaaaaatattttcactaaATTAATATTAGTGATGATGATGTCCTGATAATATTCAAAGTCCTGATCGAGGGTATGAACGAGCCGGGGAGTCTGGGCGAGGCCAAGGACCCGAAGACCCGAGCTAGTGGCGAGGAGGCGCTCGGTCCATCTGAAATAGGGGCCGAAGACTCGGAAACCAGAGACGACCGAGGTAAGGTGCATGGCGAAGTAGTGAGGGTGAGCGGAGGAGTTTAGGTACTTGAGGAATAATAGTGGATCTCGGGTTCTATGGGTTGAAGACCGAGCTCATGGAAAAGGTTGCGGAGAACATGGaataatatcaaatcaaatctaccAAGTTcctctaattcaaattgaaacaAATTGCTGGATACTTTACACATTCACAATTCAttcacaaaaatatattttctctTGAATGTTCCCTCTATTTTCGTGAGCCTTGTAGTGGACTTGAGAGTCGGTAGTCACGTTTTTGCTGATAGAAATAACATGTCATAAGTAAGTGTGTGACTGTAATTAGATTTTGATTATAATCTCTTAACAAGATGTGAACTGAAAACGGAATTATCTCTCGGAAATCAAGAATCGGAGTCAAGAACTTAGATCCGGTGCGTTTCTATACCACCATAATTTAACATGTGAGGCTCATTAAATGATGTTACTTCAATTAAAGCAAATACACCGAACACTTGATTCCATTAAAAGGAGGCACTTCATTATGGCAAGAAGCACGTACATACATAATCCAAGAAATTGTAAATGATACATGTGAGGGTATCCTAAGCATTTCCATCACACGCTTTAACATTACAATTAAAATGTGGTTTTAACTCTGTACGACACATATAGGGCGTGGGATTGACTTAATAATTAGTATTACGAATAAACTAGGTGAGGCTAATTAATTAGAGGTTTAGACGAAAACTCTTTTCAAGAAACTGTATATTTCGTgttattttcaattatttaatcACACGTACCCGACTAGCTTCCTTTAGGTTTAATCCATGCTACACTTGACGTAACACACCCGATATAAATTTAATACAACATCGATTCATGTTctgaattcaaataaaaatattgtgaTCTTCAattgatttttctcataaaacataaaatcatatcaaGTTTAACACATCCAACATGGCATAGACTCTTTTCTTTTTCATAGAAAATAACTTTAATGTTAAATTTTTACAGAAACATGGTCACTCTAGTGGGTATTTGGGCTCCCTACCATCAAGATCACTGGCCAATAGACTTCTCtatttttctaaattttttggCATTGCTGGCAATTCCTGGTACTTTACCTCAAGATTTTCAAGTCACCCAACGATAGCCAAATGAAACTCATTTTCGAGTTCATGGCACAGTTAAaatcatcaaaacaaatttttttaggAGAACAGAGATGTCAAGATCCTATCGCACATGTAACACGACACATTGTAAACAGGTATAACAATTTTCCAATCAGCAGTTATAACATGTGCCTCGGATTAAAAGTTTTAACTAACTAAACCAAATACAGATAGCAACAGTTCCATTAAAGGATGCACTTCATTACGGAAAGAACATACAGAATCCAAGAAGCGTAAATTAGGCAGCAATGACCCTCCTCAAGCGAGGGTATCCCAAGCATTTTCAATCTCCAGTATCAGGTACATCATGGAAGCGAGTAACAGGAATCTGGATTTAATCTTTCCTGAGTTCCAAGTATTCACGTCGTATGCCTGCAGCATTTAAAATGACTATTTCCAGCTTGTCTCCCTGCAAAACCACATTAGCAAGTTCAGAAAAGCGGGGGCAAAAGTTAATCCTCTTTTTTCGTGTATTAACAAATGAACATATGAAACCATTTATTTATGAAGCTCATAGGACAGAAAAGACTTGATAatccaactaaaaaaaaaaaacaaacagatTCACATGATAACAGAAAAAGCCACTTCAAACCTTCAAAGCAACGAAGCAACTTTGCATAACCCGACAAATTTACTTTGTCTGTGTAGTTTACCGGGT comes from Henckelia pumila isolate YLH828 chromosome 4, ASM3356847v2, whole genome shotgun sequence and encodes:
- the LOC140865993 gene encoding methylsterol monooxygenase 1-1-like; this encodes MLPFQTLQEAEVSLGRNLTFAETLWFKYSHQKSDYFLYCHNTFFLFVFYTLLPLPYVIIELVRSEKIDRFKIQPKVKNSLSNMLDCYVKVLRTFVLAVGPLQIFSFPVIEWIGIRTSLPLPSGTEIFLQILVYFLVEDYANYWLHRSLHNKWGYEKIHRVHHEYMAPIGFAAPYAHWAEIIILGLASFLGPLLVPGHMVTFWLWMIVRQMEAVETHCGYDFPWSPLKYIPFYGGAAFHDYHHYVGGKSQSNFASVFTYCDHIYGTNKGYRYMQKEAFEKTREKKQSKNETKTKIM